One Actinosynnema pretiosum DNA segment encodes these proteins:
- the narJ gene encoding nitrate reductase molybdenum cofactor assembly chaperone produces the protein MRAKQAEPGRAETFELLATLLQYPENGPFAVPEAPDGPAREPLERFLAWYREQEPFELAQHYVRTFDLRRRTSLYLTYYLHGDTRKRGMAMLVLKQRYRAASLTPPEDELPDYLPVVCEFAALLGPGAGEAPLRQHRSGLELIRAGLADAGSPYADLLEALCALLPELGEEEKAAMRELALEGPPVEEVGLAPFAPPDYLTGMEVRV, from the coding sequence GTGAGGGCGAAGCAGGCCGAGCCGGGCAGGGCCGAGACGTTCGAGCTGCTGGCGACCTTGTTGCAGTACCCCGAGAACGGCCCGTTCGCGGTCCCCGAGGCGCCGGACGGCCCGGCGCGCGAGCCGCTGGAGCGGTTCCTGGCCTGGTACCGCGAGCAGGAGCCGTTCGAGCTGGCGCAGCACTACGTGCGCACGTTCGACCTGCGCCGCCGCACCAGCCTGTACCTGACGTACTACCTGCACGGCGACACCCGCAAGCGCGGCATGGCCATGCTGGTGCTCAAGCAGCGCTACCGCGCCGCGTCGCTGACCCCGCCCGAGGACGAGCTGCCGGACTACCTGCCGGTGGTGTGCGAGTTCGCCGCCCTGCTGGGACCGGGCGCGGGCGAGGCGCCGCTGCGCCAGCACCGCTCGGGCCTCGAGCTGATCCGCGCCGGGCTGGCCGACGCCGGTTCGCCGTACGCGGACCTGCTGGAGGCGCTGTGCGCCCTGCTCCCCGAGCTGGGCGAGGAGGAGAAGGCCGCGATGCGGGAACTGGCCCTGGAGGGGCCTCCGGTGGAGGAAGTGGGCCTGGCCCCCTTCGCCCCGCCCGACTACCTGACCGGAATGGAGGTGCGGGTGTGA
- the narH gene encoding nitrate reductase subunit beta, with protein MRVMAQVAMVMNLDKCIGCHTCSVTCKQTWTNREGVEYAWFNNVETKPGIGYPKRYEDQDRWKGGWELDRKGRLRLRGGSRTQRLLSLFANPDMPSIDDYYEPITYDYDTLLSAPAGEHTPVARPKSLLTGEDTAITWGANWEDDLGGAPEHAPGDPNLEGIREKVKFEFERTFMFHLPRLCEHCLNPACVSACPSGAMYKREEDGIVLVDQDRCRGWRMCVSSCPYKKVYLNHVTGKAEKCTFCFPRVEAGQPTVCSETCVGRLRYLGIVLYDADAVTAALSVPDPKDLLDAQRALILDPHDPEVAREALAQGIAHDWLEAARKSPVHALISKYRVALPLHPEYRTAPMVWYIPPLSPVLDAVTAVDGDSSDPDDVFHAIRDLRIPVEYLANLFTAGDPEVVAGVLMKLAGMRGHMRNRSLDGTVDQGLLDSIGLSAEEVEDLYRLLAIAKYEDRYVIPLAHKEDAAQLAGLATGCPLDGEGGPGMGGGGPGRGAVSLSLSAPPRKGVKR; from the coding sequence ATGCGCGTCATGGCTCAGGTGGCGATGGTGATGAACCTCGACAAGTGCATCGGCTGCCACACCTGCTCGGTGACCTGCAAGCAGACCTGGACGAACCGCGAGGGCGTGGAGTACGCCTGGTTCAACAACGTCGAGACCAAGCCCGGCATCGGCTACCCCAAGCGGTACGAGGACCAGGACCGCTGGAAGGGCGGCTGGGAGCTCGACAGGAAGGGCAGGCTGCGGCTGCGCGGCGGCAGCAGAACGCAGCGGTTGCTGAGCCTGTTCGCCAACCCGGACATGCCCTCGATCGACGACTACTACGAGCCGATCACCTACGACTACGACACGCTGCTGAGCGCGCCCGCGGGCGAGCACACCCCGGTGGCGCGGCCGAAGTCACTGCTGACCGGCGAGGACACCGCGATCACGTGGGGCGCCAACTGGGAGGACGACCTGGGCGGCGCGCCCGAGCACGCCCCCGGCGACCCGAACCTGGAGGGCATCCGGGAGAAGGTGAAGTTCGAGTTCGAGCGCACCTTCATGTTCCACCTGCCCAGGTTGTGCGAGCACTGCCTGAACCCCGCGTGCGTGTCGGCGTGCCCGTCGGGCGCGATGTACAAGCGCGAGGAGGACGGCATCGTCCTGGTGGACCAGGACAGGTGCCGCGGCTGGCGGATGTGCGTGTCCTCGTGCCCGTACAAGAAGGTCTACCTCAACCACGTCACGGGCAAGGCCGAGAAGTGCACGTTCTGCTTCCCGCGCGTGGAGGCGGGGCAGCCCACGGTGTGCTCGGAGACCTGCGTGGGCAGGCTGCGGTACCTCGGGATCGTGCTGTACGACGCGGACGCGGTCACCGCCGCGCTGAGCGTGCCGGACCCGAAGGACCTGCTGGACGCGCAGCGCGCGCTGATCCTGGACCCGCACGACCCGGAGGTCGCGCGGGAGGCGCTGGCGCAGGGCATCGCGCACGACTGGCTGGAGGCCGCCCGCAAGTCGCCGGTGCACGCGCTGATCAGCAAGTACAGGGTCGCGCTGCCGCTGCACCCGGAGTACCGCACCGCCCCCATGGTCTGGTACATCCCGCCGCTGTCGCCGGTGCTGGACGCGGTCACCGCCGTGGACGGCGACTCGTCGGACCCGGACGACGTGTTCCACGCGATCCGCGACCTGCGGATTCCGGTGGAGTACCTGGCGAACCTGTTCACCGCCGGTGACCCGGAGGTGGTGGCCGGGGTGCTGATGAAGCTGGCCGGGATGCGCGGGCACATGCGCAACCGCTCGCTCGACGGCACGGTCGACCAGGGCCTGCTCGACTCGATCGGCCTGAGCGCCGAGGAGGTCGAGGACCTGTACCGGTTGCTGGCCATCGCGAAGTACGAGGACCGGTACGTGATCCCGCTGGCGCACAAGGAGGACGCGGCGCAGCTGGCGGGCCTGGCGACCGGGTGCCCGCTGGACGGCGAGGGCGGTCCCGGCATGGGCGGCGGGGGTCCGGGACGTGGCGCGGTGTCGCTGTCGCTGAGCGCGCCGCCGAGGAAGGGCGTGAAGCGGTGA